One Fibrobacter sp. UWH4 genomic region harbors:
- the gpmI gene encoding 2,3-bisphosphoglycerate-independent phosphoglycerate mutase, protein MLKKLSNFPGIKGPVVTIVMDGFGITDKVEGNAIKAARTPTLDNLFKMYPNVLLKAHGRAVGMPTNEDMGNSEVGHNAIGAGQVYNQGAALVQDAIVSGDIFGRDAWKEIAGNAREKNTVLHFIGLFSDGNVHSNISHLKAMVAQAKKEGLKKVRVHILLDGRDVPETSALDYVGPFEKFLDELRSPEFDVCIASGGGRMQITMDRYNANWKMVELGWKTHVLGEGRYFDNATQAIETLRGETKAIDQDLPPFVIAKDGQPVGTINDGDSVVFFNFRGDRAIEITRAFEEESFNEFDRKRFPHVCYAGMLQYDGDLKLPNRFLVPPPAIKETSGEWLAETGVKQFACSETQKYGHVTYFWNGNRSSKFDGETYLEIESDVVPFEQRPWMKAAEITDAMIEALKSGKYQTLRCNFPNGDMVGHTGSFRAATMAIEAVDIGLARLLPVIDALGGVAIITADHGNADEMYEIDKKTGMPKVNKDGTFKAKTSHTLNKVPCILYDNVTGGKLGLKEGDWGLSNIAATTANLLGLEKHEAWDDSMLIIK, encoded by the coding sequence ATGCTCAAGAAGCTTTCCAATTTCCCCGGCATCAAGGGACCGGTCGTAACCATCGTGATGGATGGTTTTGGTATCACTGATAAGGTCGAAGGCAACGCCATCAAGGCCGCCCGCACCCCGACTCTCGACAACCTCTTCAAGATGTACCCGAACGTGCTCCTGAAGGCTCACGGCCGCGCCGTGGGTATGCCGACCAACGAAGACATGGGTAACTCCGAAGTGGGCCACAACGCCATCGGTGCTGGCCAGGTGTACAACCAGGGCGCCGCCCTCGTGCAGGACGCAATCGTCTCCGGCGACATCTTCGGTCGCGACGCCTGGAAGGAAATCGCCGGCAACGCCCGCGAAAAGAACACCGTTCTCCACTTCATCGGCCTCTTCAGCGACGGTAACGTCCACTCCAACATTTCTCACCTGAAGGCCATGGTCGCCCAGGCCAAGAAGGAAGGCCTCAAGAAGGTCCGCGTGCACATTTTGCTCGACGGCCGTGACGTGCCGGAAACCTCCGCTCTCGATTACGTTGGCCCGTTCGAAAAGTTCCTCGACGAACTCCGCAGCCCGGAATTCGACGTCTGCATTGCTAGCGGCGGTGGCCGTATGCAGATTACCATGGACCGTTACAACGCTAACTGGAAAATGGTGGAACTCGGCTGGAAGACCCACGTGCTGGGCGAAGGCCGCTACTTCGACAACGCCACGCAGGCTATCGAAACCCTCCGCGGCGAAACCAAGGCTATCGACCAAGACCTGCCCCCGTTCGTGATTGCTAAGGACGGTCAGCCGGTCGGTACCATCAACGATGGCGACTCCGTGGTGTTCTTCAACTTCCGTGGCGACCGCGCTATTGAAATCACCCGCGCCTTCGAAGAAGAATCCTTCAACGAATTTGACCGCAAGCGCTTCCCGCATGTGTGCTACGCCGGCATGCTCCAGTACGACGGCGACCTCAAGCTCCCGAACCGCTTCCTCGTTCCGCCTCCGGCTATCAAGGAAACCAGCGGCGAATGGCTTGCTGAAACGGGCGTGAAGCAGTTTGCCTGCTCCGAAACGCAGAAGTACGGCCACGTGACCTACTTCTGGAACGGTAACCGTTCCAGCAAGTTCGACGGCGAAACCTACCTGGAAATTGAATCCGACGTGGTTCCGTTCGAACAGCGCCCGTGGATGAAGGCAGCCGAAATTACCGACGCCATGATCGAAGCTTTGAAGAGCGGCAAGTACCAGACTCTCCGCTGCAACTTCCCGAACGGCGACATGGTGGGCCACACTGGTAGCTTCCGCGCTGCTACGATGGCTATCGAAGCGGTGGATATCGGCCTTGCACGCCTCCTCCCGGTGATTGACGCCCTCGGTGGTGTCGCTATCATCACGGCTGACCACGGTAACGCCGACGAAATGTACGAAATCGACAAGAAGACCGGCATGCCGAAGGTTAACAAGGACGGGACCTTCAAGGCAAAGACCAGCCACACGCTCAACAAGGTGCCCTGCATCCTTTACGATAACGTAACGGGCGGCAAGCTCGGCCTCAAGGAAGGCGACTGGGGTCTTTCCAACATCGCTGCTACGACCGCGAACCTCCTCGGCCTCGAAAAGCACGAAGCTTGGGACGACTCGATGTTAATCATCAAGTAG
- a CDS encoding DNA polymerase III subunit gives MIEYSLQGPVSQERVRIRVMSALRENRFPQAVLIDGPAGIGKKALAMEIVKALQCTDENMRPCGHCFGCKMASDSGATGNWVIPLEAAEAHARSSDDVSAGSKAKTVEDFKKGYIEEIQKNPYRVDVFSAGAFISVDLMRLMTSGFALKGDRVRTVIVAEADRMNEAAANAFLKTLEEVPPDTYFILTTSSREKMLQTIRSRCLALHLLPLTDSEVRNEVLRVAGEDFDEDSLTDDVVGLAVGSPGKALYYAEHGKKWCSLAVDFLVKSLLTDYADLFLQLKEVAIDDPYEANRFLEVLSFLLADLLRLKAGAPLRLPQTTVSVGIEKFPRVDATALELSLVTVQESMSRIESRRISTTMGLQDLSLKIFEGYK, from the coding sequence ATGATCGAATATTCTTTACAAGGTCCCGTATCGCAGGAACGTGTCCGCATCCGCGTGATGTCGGCGCTCCGTGAAAACCGATTCCCTCAGGCGGTCCTGATTGATGGCCCTGCCGGAATTGGCAAGAAAGCTCTTGCCATGGAAATTGTAAAGGCTCTCCAGTGTACAGACGAAAATATGCGCCCGTGCGGGCACTGCTTCGGTTGCAAGATGGCAAGCGACAGCGGTGCGACCGGAAACTGGGTTATCCCGCTGGAGGCCGCCGAGGCCCACGCCCGCAGTTCAGACGACGTGTCTGCCGGGAGCAAGGCGAAGACGGTTGAAGATTTCAAGAAAGGCTACATCGAGGAAATCCAGAAGAACCCTTACCGGGTCGATGTCTTTTCGGCGGGGGCGTTCATTTCGGTGGACTTGATGCGCCTGATGACGTCGGGCTTTGCGTTGAAGGGCGATCGCGTGCGCACGGTGATTGTCGCCGAGGCGGACCGGATGAACGAGGCTGCCGCTAACGCGTTCCTGAAGACTTTGGAAGAAGTTCCCCCCGATACCTACTTCATTCTCACGACTTCTTCGCGCGAAAAAATGCTGCAGACGATCCGTTCACGCTGTCTGGCCTTGCACCTGTTGCCGCTGACGGATAGCGAAGTCCGTAACGAAGTGCTCCGTGTCGCAGGGGAGGATTTCGATGAAGATTCCCTGACCGATGATGTCGTCGGCTTGGCGGTCGGTTCGCCGGGAAAGGCTTTGTATTACGCCGAACACGGAAAAAAGTGGTGTAGCCTCGCAGTTGATTTCCTGGTGAAGTCTCTTCTGACGGACTATGCGGATCTTTTCCTACAGCTGAAGGAAGTTGCGATAGATGACCCGTACGAGGCCAACCGTTTCTTGGAAGTTCTCTCGTTCCTGCTGGCGGACTTGTTGCGATTGAAGGCAGGAGCGCCCTTGCGTCTTCCGCAGACAACGGTTAGCGTCGGTATCGAAAAATTCCCGCGTGTCGATGCGACTGCGCTTGAACTCTCTCTTGTGACGGTGCAAGAATCGATGTCCCGCATCGAGTCCCGCCGCATTTCCACGACGATGGGCCTGCAGGACCTGTCGCTCAAGATTTTCGAGGGCTACAAGTAA
- the recJ gene encoding single-stranded-DNA-specific exonuclease RecJ encodes MMPAAEDSTMCNEELLASSMAQTLRVPHAVARFLVSRGVRTLTEAHRMLCGNAGDVHDPFLMKGMKEAVEWLLAVRERGEKVFVFGDYDLDGMTAVTLMTRALAELGIESDWRLPNRFGDGYGLSVSAIEEMHSAGARNVITVDTGITANAEIALAKKLGMSVLVIDHHQPSGEGLPECDVLLDPHQEGDTYPNPELCGVGVSYKFICALYSRLGMPEPKKFLDLVALGTLADLVQMTPENRCFTKAGLKSIEGSCWPGLQEMYGDLMKRHGSVGGIDVMYKFAPLLNAPGRMERPDPALKLLLSPNMAAANALMAELKEWNSKRKQKEAEITDMALEQVKAKYGDKLPTVLVVAGNNWHVGVIGIVAAKLAQEYHRPTAVLSVTDGMAHASARAVPGFNWHKALFESRDLFDRWGGHANAAGFSLPSDKIDELRERLEQSARMQNYTGAVEELPVGAYPYDIRISLNELVVEAEQYMSPDGTTCPGGKRLISILDFFDLLEPFSGNFPYPTFRADNIKVHRLRELRGGHLQMDISQAGSRVFPAIAFGLRKSKALLHGDKPVSVIFEPTWNYFNDRKSMQLCIKAIEPCD; translated from the coding sequence ATGATGCCCGCGGCAGAGGATTCGACGATGTGCAACGAAGAGCTCCTGGCGTCTTCGATGGCGCAGACCTTGCGCGTCCCTCATGCTGTTGCGCGATTCTTGGTTTCGCGAGGTGTTCGAACACTTACCGAAGCGCACCGGATGCTTTGTGGAAATGCCGGTGATGTTCATGACCCGTTCCTGATGAAGGGCATGAAAGAGGCTGTCGAGTGGCTTCTGGCTGTGCGTGAGCGGGGCGAAAAAGTATTCGTCTTTGGTGACTACGATCTGGACGGGATGACCGCTGTTACATTGATGACGCGGGCGTTAGCCGAACTGGGTATCGAGTCGGATTGGCGCCTCCCGAATCGCTTTGGTGACGGTTACGGCCTTTCTGTATCGGCGATTGAAGAAATGCATAGCGCTGGTGCGCGTAATGTCATCACGGTCGATACGGGTATCACGGCGAACGCAGAAATTGCCCTGGCCAAAAAGTTGGGCATGTCGGTGCTGGTCATTGACCACCATCAGCCCTCTGGCGAAGGTTTACCCGAATGCGATGTCCTGCTGGATCCGCATCAGGAAGGTGATACTTATCCGAATCCGGAACTTTGCGGAGTCGGAGTTTCGTATAAATTCATTTGTGCTCTTTATTCTAGGCTCGGCATGCCTGAACCTAAGAAATTTCTTGACTTGGTGGCTTTAGGGACACTTGCCGATTTGGTTCAGATGACGCCGGAGAACCGCTGCTTTACCAAGGCCGGGCTTAAGTCGATTGAGGGGAGCTGCTGGCCTGGTTTGCAGGAAATGTACGGCGATCTCATGAAACGCCACGGAAGCGTGGGCGGAATCGATGTCATGTACAAGTTCGCCCCGCTCCTGAATGCCCCTGGCCGAATGGAACGCCCCGACCCTGCGCTGAAGTTGCTGCTGAGTCCGAATATGGCCGCTGCCAACGCGCTCATGGCGGAACTCAAGGAATGGAACAGCAAACGCAAGCAGAAAGAAGCCGAAATCACCGACATGGCGCTGGAACAGGTCAAGGCGAAGTATGGCGATAAGCTCCCGACCGTTCTCGTGGTGGCCGGAAACAACTGGCATGTGGGCGTTATAGGAATTGTCGCTGCAAAGCTTGCGCAGGAATACCATCGTCCGACGGCGGTGCTCTCGGTTACCGACGGCATGGCTCATGCGAGTGCGCGCGCAGTACCCGGTTTCAACTGGCATAAGGCTCTTTTTGAATCCAGGGATCTTTTTGACCGCTGGGGCGGTCATGCGAATGCGGCTGGTTTTTCTCTCCCGTCCGACAAGATTGACGAACTTCGTGAACGCCTGGAACAGTCCGCCAGAATGCAGAACTATACGGGCGCAGTCGAAGAATTGCCGGTGGGTGCCTATCCGTACGATATCCGGATTTCGTTAAACGAACTGGTGGTCGAGGCGGAACAGTATATGTCTCCCGACGGCACGACGTGTCCCGGCGGCAAGAGGCTGATTTCTATTCTGGATTTCTTCGACCTGCTGGAACCGTTTAGCGGAAATTTCCCGTACCCCACTTTCCGTGCGGACAACATCAAGGTGCATCGCCTGCGTGAACTTCGTGGCGGGCATCTGCAGATGGACATTTCGCAGGCGGGAAGCCGCGTGTTCCCGGCGATTGCCTTTGGCCTCCGCAAGAGTAAGGCGCTGCTCCATGGCGACAAGCCGGTGTCTGTCATCTTTGAACCGACCTGGAACTATTTCAACGATCGGAAGTCCATGCAGCTTTGCATCAAGGCGATCGAACCGTGTGATTGA
- the gpmA gene encoding 2,3-diphosphoglycerate-dependent phosphoglycerate mutase, giving the protein MKLVLVRHGESEWNKKNLFTGWMDVDLSEKGHEEAAAAGQLLKNEGYDFDLCYTSYLKRAIHTLNHVLDEMDRAWLPVVKSWKLNERHYGDLQGKNKSEAAEKFGEDQVKIWRRSFDIKPPVLADDDERSAKKQAMYRDVDESFLPQNESLETTIARVIPYYLEEIKPQMKAGKRIVIAAHGNSLRALVMYLDKMSKEEVLGLNIPTATPLVYEFDDNLNPIKHYYLGDQEALKAKMEAVANQGKKK; this is encoded by the coding sequence ATTAAACTCGTTCTTGTACGCCACGGCGAAAGTGAATGGAACAAGAAGAACCTCTTTACCGGCTGGATGGACGTAGACCTTAGCGAAAAAGGCCACGAAGAAGCGGCTGCCGCCGGCCAGCTTCTGAAGAATGAAGGTTACGATTTTGACCTCTGCTACACCTCTTACCTGAAGCGAGCCATCCATACACTGAATCACGTTCTTGACGAAATGGACCGAGCCTGGCTCCCGGTCGTTAAAAGCTGGAAACTGAACGAACGTCACTATGGGGACTTGCAGGGCAAGAACAAGTCCGAAGCCGCCGAGAAGTTCGGCGAAGACCAAGTGAAGATCTGGCGCCGTTCCTTCGATATCAAGCCGCCCGTACTCGCCGATGACGACGAACGCAGCGCAAAGAAACAGGCCATGTACCGAGATGTAGACGAATCGTTCCTCCCGCAGAACGAAAGCCTCGAAACGACAATTGCTCGCGTAATCCCCTACTATCTCGAAGAAATCAAACCTCAAATGAAGGCCGGCAAGCGTATCGTAATCGCAGCGCACGGCAATTCCCTACGAGCACTGGTGATGTACCTTGACAAGATGAGCAAAGAAGAAGTTCTCGGTCTGAACATCCCGACCGCGACTCCGCTCGTCTACGAGTTTGACGACAACCTGAACCCCATCAAGCACTACTATCTTGGTGACCAGGAAGCACTCAAGGCCAAAATGGAGGCCGTCGCCAACCAGGGCAAGAAAAAGTAG